The Chitinophagales bacterium genomic interval AAAGTGAGAATTCTTTTCCGCATTCTTCAGGTATTGCAAGTTCTGCATCAGGAATGGGAGCATTGGCACTTTGCCTGGTGAGTATGGAGGAGGAGTTGGGTTTATTGAAAGGTAATTTTATGCAGCGCGCATCGCATATTGCCCGCCTGGGTTCAGGAAGTGCATGTCGCTCGGTATATGGAAATATGGCACTTTGGGGAAAGACAGAAAGCATTCCCGGAAGTTCTGATCAATATGCTGTTGTGGTAAATGATAATGTAAATCCAGCTTTTTCAAAAATTAAGGATTCCATTTTAATTATAAGTAAGGGAAAAAAACCGGTGTCTAGTACAGCCGGACATGCCTTGATGGATGGACATGCGTACGCTGAATCGCGTTTCACTCATGCAAAAGATAACCTTGCAAAGCTTTTAAATGTTATTCAAACTGATGACTGGACTAGATTTGGGCAAATTGTTGAGCAGGAAGCGCTAAGTCTGCATGCTATGATGATGAGTTCTGCTACACCTTATTTACTGATGGAACCAAATACAATAGCTGTTATCAGGGCGATTTGGGAGAAAAGAGCAAAAGAAAACTGGCCGCTTTATTTCACGCTGGATGCCGGCCCCAATGTGCATTTGCTTTACCCTGAAAGCATTGAGAAAGAGGTGGAAGTTTACATTAATGAAGAACTTGTAGTATATTGTGAAAACAATTATTGGATTTCCGATAAAATCGGTAATGGTCCTTTAAATTTGAAATATGGATATTAATAAAAATTTGATTGAGAATGCCTTTCATTCGAAAATTTTGTTGTTCGGTGAATACGGTATTATCCAGGATGCGATGGGTTTGTCAATTCCATTTGAAAGTTTCAATGGTAAACTCTCTTTCAGGGAGCACAGTGTTAAGCCCGATGAGGAAAAAATCAAAGCCTCCAATGAGAATTTGAGGAAATATGCTACCCATCTTGAAAATCTACAGGAAAAAGCTGGGCTCAATGTGCAGTTTGACCTCAAGAGAATGAAGGATGATCTGGACAGCGGTATGTTTTTTGAATCTACTATTCCACAGGGTTTTGGTGTGGGTAGTTCGGGAGCGCTTTGTGCAGCTATATACGACCGCTATGCTAAAGATAAGCTGCAACCACAGGAGCTCAAAAAAAAGAAGCTTAAAGAGTTGAAAATCATTTTTGCCCAAATGGAATCCTATTTTCACGGTACAAGTTCAGGTATGGATCCATTGATATGCTATATCAATATGCCTGTACTGATTGAATCTAAAAATGATATTGATACGGTAAGTTTGCCAAAAGATCAAAAAGAAGGCCGCGGAGCCATCTTTTTGCTTGATTCAGGTACGCCCGGAAAAACCCAACCCCTGGTAAAATATTTTATGGAAAGGTGTAAGGAAAAAGATTTCTTGGAAAAATGCAAAGCAGATTTCATCCCTTACAATGACAATTGTATCAGGGGATTTTTGAAAGGTGAAACAAAAGCACTTTTTTACAACTTGTATTTTCTTTCCAAGTTTTTAATAGAAAACCTAACGCCCATGATTCCACATATTTTTCACCGCTTGTGGAAAGAGGGGCTGGATACAGGTGCATATTATCTTAAGCTCTGCGGCTCTGGTGGCGGAGGTTTTATCCTTGGATTTACTGAAGATTTGGAGAATGCCAAGAAATATTTGAAAGGGCATCAAATTAAAGTGATCCAACGGTTTTGAAATTAGTCAGAAAAAATGATTAATTTAGAACCTTTCTAAATAAGGAAGGTTTGAAAAAAATTGAAATTTTAGTTGCAGATAATAACCTTTTAATCAGAAGGGGCTTGCAGAATTTACTTTCTTCGCAGGCGGAATTTCATATCATAGGCGAGGTTGATTGTTCAGAACAATTGATCAAATATGTACGCAAGCAGAAACCTGCTGTAATCATCATAGATATTTTTGAAACAGAGCATTTTAAAGTAGACGATTTGGCTACAATTCATGCTTTTTCTCCCGAGACAAATGTGGTCATCATTACCAACAATACTTTTAAAGATGATGTGCTCAATGTGCTGAACAAAGGCGTACAGGGATTTATCCTGAAAGAGTGTAGCGAAGAGGAAATTATCAGCGCGGTATTTGCTTCCTCAAAAGGGGAGAAGTTTTTTTGCGGAAAAGTAGTGGATTCCATTTTAGAGAAAAAATTGCCTCAAAACTGTGAACCACTGGTTTTAACCGACAGGGAAATTGAAGTCATTCGCCTGATCGCAGAAGGCTATACTACGCAGCAAATTGCAGACAATCTATCGCGCAGTGTGCATACCATCAATACCCACCGGAAAAATATCCTGAAAAAACTCGGTTTGAAAAAACCTTCAGAACTGATCATGTATGCTGTGAAAAAGGGGCTAGTGAATCAGTAATCTATTCTAGCGGAGCAAAGTAACAGAGCCTTTTATTTTTTCCACTTCACCATCATAATAAATCAATTGTGCAGTATAAACATATACTCCTTGAGGCATAATATCACCGTTAATTCCGGCCCCATCCCAACCGCTTTCAATATCTTCA includes:
- the mvaD gene encoding diphosphomevalonate decarboxylase, whose protein sequence is MTQAGGFRWQCPSNIALIKYWGKHGNQLPANPSLSITLDTAHTITTLAYKPGSGLRFLFEGKENPAFSSRIEKFLKSLSFEEMPFLKDFELKLESENSFPHSSGIASSASGMGALALCLVSMEEELGLLKGNFMQRASHIARLGSGSACRSVYGNMALWGKTESIPGSSDQYAVVVNDNVNPAFSKIKDSILIISKGKKPVSSTAGHALMDGHAYAESRFTHAKDNLAKLLNVIQTDDWTRFGQIVEQEALSLHAMMMSSATPYLLMEPNTIAVIRAIWEKRAKENWPLYFTLDAGPNVHLLYPESIEKEVEVYINEELVVYCENNYWISDKIGNGPLNLKYGY
- a CDS encoding response regulator transcription factor, producing MKKIEILVADNNLLIRRGLQNLLSSQAEFHIIGEVDCSEQLIKYVRKQKPAVIIIDIFETEHFKVDDLATIHAFSPETNVVIITNNTFKDDVLNVLNKGVQGFILKECSEEEIISAVFASSKGEKFFCGKVVDSILEKKLPQNCEPLVLTDREIEVIRLIAEGYTTQQIADNLSRSVHTINTHRKNILKKLGLKKPSELIMYAVKKGLVNQ